The Cinclus cinclus chromosome 5, bCinCin1.1, whole genome shotgun sequence genome segment TGCCCTGTTTCTGCAAGTGTATAAGACCAGGTACAGTGGAGGTCTGACTGACCTGCTTTAGTGGAAGGTTTGTCTTTAGTGGAAGGTCTTTGTCCACAGCAGGGGAATTGGAAATaggtgatttttaaggtcccttccaacctaggCCTTTCTATAAAATAACTAATGagttttcttgtttattttttttcaaaagaatgaATTCTCAATCTTTGTAGAAGCTTGTGAATTGACGGTTCAATGGAACATTATTGAAACAGGCACAACTTACTTGTAGCCAAATGGAGGTGCAGTATTACTTAACAGTCTGCTGGGAAAAGTGTCAGACTTCTCCCTTTTAGTCTgatctttttgtttgcttcacAGAGAAATGTCCATATAATTTTCTGTACAGAAAATTAGACCCAGTTGCTGTAACCTCCATTTATGTGTTTACTAGacatcaaataaatatttatctggAGTCACAGTTGACAGAGTTCACCTTTAATAGAAAGAAATAGGAACAGAAGTACAAGAGTGAACAGATTTTATCAAATGTTACAGGTGTTAGTAGTTACATAACTAAATGACACTCAGCTTAATTCTGAAGTCCACTTGCTGACAGGCAACTCtatacaaaacaaacacaggtCCAGCATTTCAGCAAGGTTATATTTTGTCAGTAATaatgaaaagtgattttttttcactatgcAATTGGATTATACGCATGTTGAATTCTTATACCATGCTCTTAGCTATGAGAATGAATAATATAATTACTACATATTACTTTTACTATTTTTAGCTGAGAACTGATTTGCTCCCAGTATAACCCTTAATCCCAGTTCTATGCAAGTATTTAATGCACATATCTTTCTCCCCTATTTCACCGAAATTTGAGGAAATCCCTTTTTCTATAGACTGGATTGGGAGAAACATTCAGGCTGAAATTTGATGCAGTATGTTGGAGTTATACTCCAGATGACAACGCATGGATAGTGGGAGAACATGGAAATCATGGCACTGTATTCATAGTATTTTCTCTTACACTATTTTTAGGCTTCGTTTTGGAAATTACCGTGACCGAACGATGTTGTTCAAAGTTtggggagggcagagcagcaggctATGGCAAGTGGTGGCTAGGAGGCAAGCCTGGTCCAGGTGTAGCACTAAGGCGAGTttcagggatgtttttgttCAGCGCTCGTCTCCCGAGGGCTCGCTGGCGCAGAGAAACCTCCGCAGCTGCCGCCGGCCGCCCCCGATGGCGGCGCGCTGCCGCGGCCCCTTTAAGGCAGgtggcggggcgggcgcggggccgcgCGCACGCGCGGTGCGGTGCAGCCGGAGGGGCGGGAGCGCCCCGAGCCGgcccggccgcgccgccgcctcctcccgccGCTGCTCGGCCCCGGCTCCGGCCGCCCATGGCGGAGCCGGGTGCGGAGGAGCCTGACGAGCGGCTGCTGCTCCTCGTGGAGCCGCCGCCGTCGCCGCCTCAGACCGAGTTGTCCCTGCGAGGGCCGCAGAGTGCGAGAGCCGTCCCCGGCGGGGCCGTGCGGCAGTGTGGGGAGCCGGGGCTCGAGGAGGTGGAGGACTCGGAAGACTCGGAGGACTCTGGGCCCGAGGGGGATGGAGAGGACGAGCCTCTCCTGCGGGCCTCGGGTAGCGGCCGCGGGCGGCGAGCGGGCGCCGCTTGGGACAAGGAGCGCCGCGCCGCCGCAGGTACGGGGCGGGAAGCGGCAGCGCTGTGCGTGGGGAGGGCGGCCCGCGGGTCCGGGGGGCAGAGGCAGcggcagcccctgcctggccctGTCCAGCCAGCAGGCTACAAAAATACCTGTCGGGACTGACGTACGCTCGGTGTGCCGTGTCCGATGGCATGGCATCGGTGAGCGGCGGAGGTGTGTTGGCCTCTCTCGACGTACGACTTGCTGACTGATAGTGAGGGGAAGATGCTGCAAACGGATAGAAGTTCGACTGCTTcgtccctgtgtgcagggctgCACGAATTCGTTTGCATCTGCGTGAGTGTTTCCACTGTCGcttctccctgctctctgtctGCAGCTTTGTTGGGCCTTGTATTGTTTGTTTCTCTCGTGTTGTTTGAAACTTGTGGCTTTGCGTGTTTTAAAGACTGTTTTGTGgtggaactgctgctgctgcttcctgagcACTTGGAGAAAGGTCAAGTTTTCAGTTTGACTTGCCTATCCCACTAACTACTTTTTTGTGACCCCCTATCGttccatcttgaaaaaaagagaaataagcctgtatttgttctttgttttaatCACATGCTCACTTTGTACCATCACATGCTTTAAGAGTTTTAGATGTGGGCTCTACTGTcatatttttggttttcataacaattcatcttcttttcatattttcaaatcTGCTCTCGAAGAGAGAAACACAACGTAAAAGTCCAGAAATGCAAGAACTTAGTTATTAATGTGAAAAGAGACATAAATGTGCCCATTATCGAATTCTAAATATACTGACAAAATGATAAATTACATGATATTTATTgctcactttcttttctttagacTTTCAAACTTTCTGATTCTGTGCAAGTTTCTATACAAGTATATTTCTAGGATGAGTTTGCTGACAGAAATACATGGAGTTCTCTcacttctttgtttttgctATTGTAATTATAGTATAGGATTTCTTGCCAGAGACTGGCAACACTGTTTCTTTTGCAACAATAGAGTActtaaaaatccaaacaaccCCCCCCATGAAGTTTAACAAAATAAGTTGTGCTAATAATTCCAATTTAGTAACTACAGAGAACTTTTTGTTTAGCCATAGACAGGAAAATCTCATCTTTTAAGCATTGGTCTGGAGTGTAGTCCATACCTGTAATGTAAACATGCCATTAAAATGTTAAGagttttcctgtctttttccTACAAGACTTAAGGTCTGTTAAGGAGATAGTGCTTCTAGCAAAATGTTTctagaaactttaaaaaaaaaaagttgatgcTTCAAAGTGGAGGCAAGAGACGTGGGTCTTGCACCAATGATGCAATTAGGATGGTGAATGCAGAGTACTACTTGGAATCTGCCCCAAAAGTGTGTAAGAAAATCTCAGAACTGATACTGATTACACCAGCTCATCCTTTGTTTCCTTGTTCTTACCTTTTCCGTATGTGTAACCCTTGAAGGTGCAGATTGTTTCACATGTCAGCTGGAACCAACATGCACCAGATGTTATTCGTGTATGTTATTGCAACACAGAGTGTTTCCCTAATGGAGCTATGGTCAGAATAGGAGATTATGGAATTGGTTAAAGGGGCTACTTTTAATCATGTTAATGTTTAAAAAGTGTAACTCTAGCTTAGTGTGAAGAAGTTCATACATGTTACTCTTGCAAAGTCTGTTAGTTTAGCTTAGCTCATGTCATGCTAACTTGATGGAAGAACAGGTTGAGGTGCATACATGGATGATAGTATTTGTATGTTCTTTGGCAAGTCTTCATCATTCCAGTATAGCAACTTCACAAACTTGGGCCTTATCCAAATTAATGTGAAAAAAGTTCTCAAGCTTGGTAGTTcgactgtgtgtgtgtgagctcTGTCTCCTTAGTGGGAGTTTAATGAGAAGAGTAATTGCAACAGAAACCTTAATTAGTTATAATTGTAAGTTTAGAGACTGTACTTGGAATAAGTTGTGGCATAACATGCTTTCTCAGTGGAAAATTtgattaaaacaatttttaaaatagacaCTAACtaaaccccccccaaaccctagCACAATACTATCTTCAATTAATATGGTTTATTTTCATATGGAGAGGATTGATAAACTCCTTAAAACAACTAGTTTCCTTGTAAATGTTTTTGTACAGCCACATCACTGTTGTATCATGCTTTCAAAAATTATCTCTTCTTCTTTCAGCCTGCAGtgtaatgggtttttttgttgctgttcttttaatatttttttagaagttATCTTTTCTGTTAGAAAAGACATGGTTGAAGAATTTCCTCAGAATTGAGACTACTTAATGGCTCTAGATTCTAGAATAAatgcacaaaaattaaaaactgaccTCTGAGTCTTCCACACAGTCAACTGCAATCCATGTGATACAAAGTTAATCTGTAGCTTTTCTTCATCTGGAATATAACTGTGAAGAATGATTTAGCATGGGTGTTGCTCTTCATTTGTAACAGTGTAATGCACAACCCTGATTTTGCTTTCACTGACAACAATATGTAGTAGTCGGAGTTCAGCTGTGTGATGTCATATAGATGTGTGGAGATAGTCGAGGCTTGACTGAAATAAGAGCCACTGATTCAAAGTGACTTTTTCCATTAAAGTAAGTTTATTGTAGGTTTTTTGGTCAATTTCCCCAACTCAAATACCTCGGGACAGGAAAACCTTTGaacctctctcctctctcttgTTGTCCTGCTCTAAAGTGTAGTTTATCACAGCAGTATTGGCCAGATGGTTATAATAGATTCTGATCCAATGGGCTGTAGCTGTTGATTCTTAAGAATGATCTGCTATTAGCTTTTAGGTTTCTCCTCTTAGTTGCTAACTTATACTAagattttcctaatttttaatgcttcttTTTGACTGTTTTTGTTGGGAGTCCATGTTACTGTTTTAAGTGGTACATACAAGCAAGGGCTAATGTTCTAAATAGCTTCAAAAACTGTCctgaggtggaaaaaaaaattaaaaggtgtTTTTTAGTTTAGTGTATGCTAAATTCTTCAATTGCTGAAATTGGAAGAAAGCGACTTTATTTGTAAATGTTTAATTTAGAATAATGTAGCTGTTTGTTAATGCAGAATCAAGCCCTAATGTAGGGGCCCATTAGATTACACTTAGTGAACATGTGAAACAACCCTAGCCTTTGAGGATGGTATAATAATCTACAGTATCAAAACTTGTGAATAAGTATTGAAAAAATTGAAAGGTCAGTAGTATCCTGGCACTTTTCTTTCCACTCGTGTTTCTAAACGTTTGCATAGAGTCCTGGAGTTTGCCCTGATGTCTGCACAGACCTGATCAGTTGGCAGGTAAAGAAATGCTACGAGTTGCTTACAGTGTTTCAAGGCTGCAATGCTGCCGGGTGCCATAGGTcgctgctgtgctggtgcccCTTGTGAGTGCTACATGTAGCAGATTATTCAGTGGATTAACTTCCTTGCCTTTTAGCAGATAATAAACACCTTAGCCAAGCTCTTAAAGGAAAGGTACAATGCTATTCTAATAGTGAGAAGTGGGCAGGACACAAAAATAATATGTaaatttttcatgctttttttttttttacagttctgACTTTGAACTTTTCCTTATACTTGTTTtgtaaataatattaaaaagataaattctTGAAAATTGTAGACACTTAGTAGTGGCAGTCTCAAATTTGCAGATTCGGCTGATTTAGTGAAACAAAGTTGGTTAGACATGGATAAATCAGTAGAAAAACTTTCACTAATTAAATGAACCAGGTTTTTAAGCCTGCTGTTGGATGGGCGTCAGCAGGGAAGGCTGCTGGTTTATCAGTGTGTTACTTATGCTTAATTTGTAGTAAAAATTGCACTTAAGAGTGattgtttccttgtttttcagGACATACTGCAgatatgaatatatttttagatGATCCAGAATTCGGAGAAATTATTCTGAGAACAGAACAAGCTATAGAATGTGGAGTTTTTCCAGAAAGAATCTCTCAAGGATCCAGTGGGAGTTACTTTGCTAAGGATCCAAAAGGGGTGAGCATGTTACTGCGAAGGCAGATACACCATCAGCAGCAAGCTGAAAATGGAAAGTCAGAAATTCTATCTAtatgcaaattaatttaaataagttatttaataatttattgtaTGCCAaaatttatttgggaaaaatcaaagcaagtAATACTTAGACTTCTAATTATGCCTTGCTGCATAAGCTAAGGCACAGTAACTGCTATTTCCGCTGCAGTTTTATCTTGTTTTTAATCATCTGCACCAAAGAAATATGGAGAGAATAAAAGGACCTCTGACATCTGAAAACAGTTCAGGAATTCCTTTGTGCAGAATCTTGTTCTCTGCGTGTCTTAATTGATTTTTGCCCATCTGAGCTCCTGATTTCAATATGGTTTAACTTCCTTTAAGCctcctatattttttttctcttcttagaTAGCCTTTTATTTAGGTCATGTCTGCTTTCTCATATGTGATTGGTAGATGGGCAACAAGAGTGATGCCATTAAATCTACCTTTTAACTTGTAGTTGTCTGCTGAATCTTAGCTGGAAGATTCGGTTTTTTCTTGTGTAAGATTTGGTTTTCCCTTCTAGTTGGTAAATGGTACCTTGAGTAGTGATCATCAGTGAGGTGTCCTAAGGTTACTTTGAGACACAGAAGTAGTAGTTAGCTGAATCTCTCTCTTGAAAAGCAACATGTGGTTAGCATTATTTTGTAAGAGGAGATGATGTCTCAGACATACTTCcacaatgttttctttaaaatagaaatactttACTACTGACCTGTTTCACAAAATAAGACCTCCAACGGCTCAACTTCTGTTAATTTGTCacatctgattttattttaagctcAATCACAATTTTTTAGCTCTTAGATAGATGTAGGTGTTCATTAATCCTGAAGATATCAGTTGTGCTGGAAATGGAAGTTGGAACACTTTGAATGTCGAGGTTTTCAGAGCATGTTCAAGATTTTTGTTGTTCCCATAAcagtaattttcctttcatctaGGAGGTATTAAGTTTTTTGTTTCGCTTTTAGTCATATTTTGGTCATTAGAAAATATATTCCTGCTTTGCCAGTTAATTTTcataggtttttgtttgttataATGACAATTTTCCGGTGATAGCTTTTACACTTTATTgaataagtgatttttttttttagagtagCTACCTGACTTTAATATAAATAACTATgtctatttaaaatatattttttatggaAAGTGGCAGGACCACGCCTTCAAAATCTTCTGTAAATTGCAGTTCATATGCCTGTGTTCCAGGAACATTTGTTAGTAATGATCCCCTTCATTCTggtggagaaaataaaaaggacggtctctctctttttgaaaactgaagggaaaaaaaacaacatttttctgtAATGGCTTTGTGGGATTTTTGCTATCACATGCACTGATGTAAATATAAAAACTTCTTCAGAGTTCCTGCTTCAGGTCACTCTCTTTTTTTAGTAGCTTAGATCTGTAGATTTTCTGGTTGTGTGCTTATATACATACACCTATTCAAACGTTATGCTCTTTTTAAAGTAGTATCTTAAAGTAGGTTTATATCTTATGTAGTatgcaatagaaaaaaatgtaagttgTCAAATACTGGTTTGCatcaatattttttcaaaatttctgtgcatGATGTGTCTAAAGAATATTCTAGAGTGTCATGCTAAAAATACTTTACAACTGATTAAgttttttgagtttttcttAATGCTGTGCaatcaagatttttttattattagaaaCTTAGTAGAGAAGTCATTAGTGAAAATAAATCATACCACAGCCCTGGCTACGGTGAGAGTATTTATACATCATTTTTATATAAACTTGACCACAGTATTTTGGATGGGCCGTGTTATTCCTTGTTTCTCATGTGGTGATTTTCTTattggttttcttttgctgtgttgTTTTTGCTCCTAGTTAAGTTTCTAGTAGTGACTTGCCCTCCTCCCTTACACAGGTCATTGATTTGAATATAAGTATTTAGAAGAAACAAAGATTGAGAAAAGGAGACTGTTTATTTTACATGgttaaaaaaattcattgcaAAATATCAAAGTATTTGGGATACGGGACTGTGAGAATAAAAATACCAAGTGCTTAGAAGactttaaattttgcttttattctttgcttttgttctaGAGCTTATCTGTATTTGCTATCCATATTAAAGGTCTgataaaacttcattttgtCAATAGTGCAACTTTCATGTGTAGAATGGATTTCAGATCCTGTTTGAGTATTGCATCATTCCACTTCAGACCGGTTCTGTCACTTGCTTTTTCCTATTCCTCTTGAGTAATCTCCTCTTTCTTATACTGGGAAGGAGCTCATTAAAGATGTGCTAAGCGTTTTTACTGGTCACCTTCTGAAGTGTTTGTCCAAAATGAATACCAAATTACAGATAAAATAAGCTGTTTCCATTAGGCCACCTTTTGTGCTGATTGGTTCTGTCAGAAAGATAAACTTCAAATTGCATAATTAAAATTAGCTCTTTGCATTTCTTGACAAAAATTATATAGTTGTATAGTGAAATGGAGTTCAGTACTTAAGCAGTACTATTACAGAAGGCttgaatatttctgcatttattgTTCATTGTGTaagcaataaataaaagacATTGTGTCTGTTACAAATTGTTCTGCAATATGTTCCTGACAGTTTCAACTAATTGCTAATGTTCATAGTCAGTCTATAAGTTCATTTAGACTGGCAAAATAAAGACTAGCTTAAGTAGCTTGTTCTTGAAAAACTTGTTTGGTAGCTTGTTTGATTGAACTTTTTGGTTCTACTCTGATTGTCAACAGCAGTGGCTCTGCAAAGCTTAGCAAGGTTCTAACTTCAGAAAAACCTTGAAAACCATATCTAGATTTGACTGTATAGCACAATACAGTCCAGGCTGGTAATAGAATGAGCTAAGCTCCTATTTTAAATGAGCACTTAGTAGGAAGTATTAGCCAGAGAGTGATTCAGAAGAGATAATTAAAGGTTAGGCATGTACTTCTAAATACACCACAACAATTCCAAGAAATGCAAAGCTGCTGGCTTTGCTGTAAGCAGGTAGATACATGTGATTcaataggaaaaaattaaataatttttaaactattcTAAACCTAACACTAGGATTTTGACTATAGTAGTATACCCAATActgtgaattaaaaataaaaacaataataaatagTTAGGTATTCAAAAAACATGCTGGCTTCTCACAttgcataaaatatttgttgCATTTGTGTAGGTCTAAGTTGAATTTCCTCTGTGCAGTTTTGCATTCAAGGTTTTGAATGCAACCTTAGAATCACAGATAACAGCATATCAAACCCAAGAGAATTCTTGTCAATTTGTTTCCTGACTCTGTTGACAGGACACTAATTTTCTAGTATGTGTGCAAATAATGGTATTTTGTAACTCTTTTCCTTGTAGTTAATGGGAATTAATCAAAATATGTGTATGAGGCAGATGATGCTACTAATGCCTGGTGTCTCGTGTATCTGTTTATAAACTGATTGAATTAAGTTTTCTATAGTTACTTAGTCTTGGGCAATCTTGGACAAAGCAAGATTGTCTTGGAAAAGTTGGTTGAAAAATCTCTAGAAGCTAAGCCAGCTGGTCAGATCCTCTCCCTAATCCAGCTGAATCAGCTGCTACTGAAGAATACTGCTAGTTTCTGACTGCCAGCCAACGTGTTCATGACCTGAGTGTGAATCAGCTTTGAGTGTCGGTGCAACAACAGGCAGCGTTTAGCTTATTGAGATACTCACTTTTTTATAAGGATTTAGTGAAGTACAAATATGTGAAAATGCTTCTTAAACAGTTGTCCTTAAGTATTTATCAGAAAGAATTTGATTTACTTGCCACTGTCCAGTGAGAAGGGATGAAGATGGAACATTTCTATAGCACTCCACCTGAGCTGCAGAAGAGTCATTATGTGACCTTTATGCTCTAGGCCCAAGTTTATCACATCAATTGAAAGgttatatattttaatgtggTGATAACCCCAAGGTAAATACAGAACCCTATGTAGAAGACACTTTGAGAAACTTCCAATTAAATGCTTGTGCTGTGGAGCCAGCATAATTTTAACATTATTCTTGAGGAATATCTAATTAACCTGTTGTTAGTTCCACCCTGTTTTGGAGACTGCAGAACCTGGCCATCTGTTCTAGTCTTGAGATGCCCTTAAGTTTctaaaggatttcttttttgcATCTTATCTCCTGGGCTTTAATCCTGTCATTTTTGGGGTTGTTCATTGTGTTGCCTTTTCTCTTAGTTTAAGCATTTACTGTTCCTACTGTCTTTCATTATTCACATATTTTGTGCTTATtctcttttttcatctttcttcagTTTGTTAACAGATTTCTTGAAGCATAGTGTCCAAAATTGGACACAGGGCTCTGACTAATTTTAAGATTTACTATGTAAATGTAGTGTAAATGATGGCTGATAGCCATTTTGATCCATTCAAACTCAGGGTAATgagaaaaatagatttaaaagaaaataagtcaGTTGATTTTTAGTGTTCTATATATTTGTCATTTTCCTGGAGCCATTACATCTCTGAAGTAGCTGGTCAGTGAGTTGTTGGTGGgctgaaaattgtttttaaagctAAGTTTAAAACCTCATTTTTTAAGAActtcatatatacatatatatatatatatatataaaattcagTGCTTTTGAATTTTGacaaaaagttttgaaaaagtAAATGTTGATTTGGATTTTCTCTTATGAAGTGCTcttttgaatttaaatttgTACTAATCCTAAAGAAGCACTTAATGACAAACTCATTTGGAATTCAATTTTGTTAGTTTTATCATTTCATCATCTAAAAAGATCAACTGTAAAATGAACTGGGTAGAATTTAaccaatattttcaaataactaatttttaaaCTAATACTTTGCAACTCAAAGAcctcatattttaattttatattatttaccTTAGAAAATTATTGGAGTGTTCAAACCAAAATCTGAAGAGCCTTATGGACATCTAAATCCAAAATGGACCAAATATTTTCACAAAGTTTGCTGTCCTTGCTGCTTTGGCAGAGGCTGCCTCGTTCCAAATCAGGGATATCTCTCTGAAGCTGGTGCCTATCTTGTGGATGAGAAGCTGGGGCTTGGAGTCGTACCTAAAACTAAGGTAAAAGTTAAAACACATAAattactaaataaaaaaaaataaaaaagccaacaTATTTGTCAGTCTCTGAACTGTGGTGGTGTATATGGCCTTGTATATCATATGTTATAAATAAGTAATTTATAAACTATTTCAAGTACAAAGACACAGTGGTTTGATGTAGAAAAAGTGACTGATTTTTGATTTAATGGATAATGTTGAAATCTGAATTAAATATCTTCTTTGGAACCACTTTCTAGCATTTTCTGATACCTTTTGTGCTTCATGTTTTGATGAGATGCAAATTGCAAAAATCAGCATATAAAATTCCCGCTTTTGTTTGGGATATGTAAAATATTCACCAGAGTATGTTCACCTTTTCATATAAAATTTATCTGTTGAAAATGCCTGATGCTTGCTtagtttttgaaattttttttatcaGTGAGCATAACATTAACTGTAAATTTACAATTGAAATAATGAGGAATTCTGAGCTGTGTTTAACTTTCATATTTTAAGGTTGTCTGGCTTGTCAGTGAGACCTTTAATTACAGTGCAATAGATCGTGCTAagtcaagaggaaaaaaatatgctttagaGAAAGTGCCAAAAGTTGCTAAAAAATTTAACCGAATTGGACTACCTCCTAAGgtaagataaaaaataaataatttgtgcACTTCCTGATTCTTACATgaaacttcttttaaaaaagggcACTCATAAGTAACTACAATGatagaagaaataaatgctGCTTGTTGAAAACTGTCTGAAATTTGATACAACTTTTTCAAGATGTGTCCACTCTTGCATCATTCCTTCTTTTGAACTGTTTTAATAATCTTctcactttttgtttttgtttcagttaaCAGTCCTGTTTTCTGTTGGAGTAGTGACATATTTATTGTTGTACGTCTCACTTTTGCTCTATTTATTGATTGCTTAGTACCTGTCCTTTAAGTTTTTTATAATATGTTTTTATATTGTCAGTCTGTTTTTCCCCTGGagttaatgtaattttaaatgttttttgtgttttttttttttcttctattgtttttattcttttgggTACCCTGCTGTTGTGTTCTTCCTACCTCCCTTTTGTCTTATGTGCAGACTACACTGACTAAAAACCTCACATCTTTCTTGCCTAATGAGCCTTACTGTACCCCAGAATATCACTACAGTGTTCTAATCCTAAGATTTTGAAACACAGGTTACGTACAGTGTGGCTAATCCATTTGTGTCAGTTCCCAGCAGTTTAGATCCATGTGACATGGATTGTGCAAGTTTGTTTGGGCATGGTTATTCCACATGCTGTGTGTTTATCTATCTGCGTTTTAGTTCTCAAATATAAGCTCTTGAATTGCAATCTTGATCACCTTTCACTTACACATGGAGCCTATGCCAACTCTCATGTTCTTCCTTAGACTCTTTTGGGAAAtgtatttcagttattttttgcAAAGAGTATCTGTCTTGAAAATGGTTAATGCTGCTGTTCTTATCAGTGAGGTTTTAAGGCTTTTCAGAGGGGAAGATTTTTCTATTGTAAATCTTAGTCGGTGTTCTCTGAATTATTGAAACAAGTGTTTCCaatgaaaaaagagaacaggtgttacttctttctctctgtttcatATATTTCTTGTAATACTAACTGTTCATTTACTGAGCTGCCTGCCTATATTTTATTCCTGGTAAACTTaagtttacaaaaatatttttcaaaacaaatatttttaaacaaatattttttcaaaaaccACCACCATCCCCAGAAACCCACCCTCACATGATTTAACTCTTACCTTTTCTAAGAATATAGCAATGAaagagaaatgtatttattacttaatttatttttttttagtgtcatACTTCCTGTGCTCTGAACTTTGAAAGTATGTAATGAATTTTTCTGTTAATATTGAGATTACTTATGTGATCTACCCATGTGCATTTTCCTAATGCCTGCAGTTTCTTAATATTTCAGGTTGGCTCCTTCCAGCTGTTTGTTGAAGGATATAAGGAAGCTGACTACTGGCTCAGGAAGTTTGAAGCTGATCCTTTACCTGAGAACACAAGGAAAGAATTTCAGTCACAGTTTGAAAGATTGGTTGTCTTGGATTATGTCATCAGAAATACAGGTATTTGTTAGTATCTCTTAGTATCTGTCCATTTTTGTGAGGCAGAAGTCAATGCTGCCTGAAAGCTGGTGCTTAAGTCTTTTTATGCATTTCAGATGCTCTTTTTACAATTGAAGGCCATAAAGatgcatttgaaattttaaaaaaattactttgggtTAATACATTAAATATTGCAGTAGGAAGACAGTCCAAACAACTCTTTGGTTGTTGCTCACTATTTTTGAGCAATGTGAGAAATCAAGAACAAAGGCTTTCATTGTGCTTTAA includes the following:
- the PI4K2B gene encoding phosphatidylinositol 4-kinase type 2-beta isoform X1 — protein: MAEPGAEEPDERLLLLVEPPPSPPQTELSLRGPQSARAVPGGAVRQCGEPGLEEVEDSEDSEDSGPEGDGEDEPLLRASGSGRGRRAGAAWDKERRAAAGFSGHTADMNIFLDDPEFGEIILRTEQAIECGVFPERISQGSSGSYFAKDPKGKIIGVFKPKSEEPYGHLNPKWTKYFHKVCCPCCFGRGCLVPNQGYLSEAGAYLVDEKLGLGVVPKTKVVWLVSETFNYSAIDRAKSRGKKYALEKVPKVAKKFNRIGLPPKVGSFQLFVEGYKEADYWLRKFEADPLPENTRKEFQSQFERLVVLDYVIRNTDRGNDNWLVRYEKQDDGLHLSDKDSQWTLTKESIKIAAIDNGLAFPFKHPDEWRAYPFHWAWLPQAKVPFSQETRDLVLPRLSDMNFVQDLCEDLYELFKTDKGFDKATFENQMSVMRGQILNLTQALKDEKSPIQLVQMPRVIVERSSTGSQGRIVHLSNAFTQTFHSRKPFFSSW
- the PI4K2B gene encoding phosphatidylinositol 4-kinase type 2-beta isoform X2; this encodes MNIFLDDPEFGEIILRTEQAIECGVFPERISQGSSGSYFAKDPKGKIIGVFKPKSEEPYGHLNPKWTKYFHKVCCPCCFGRGCLVPNQGYLSEAGAYLVDEKLGLGVVPKTKVVWLVSETFNYSAIDRAKSRGKKYALEKVPKVAKKFNRIGLPPKVGSFQLFVEGYKEADYWLRKFEADPLPENTRKEFQSQFERLVVLDYVIRNTDRGNDNWLVRYEKQDDGLHLSDKDSQWTLTKESIKIAAIDNGLAFPFKHPDEWRAYPFHWAWLPQAKVPFSQETRDLVLPRLSDMNFVQDLCEDLYELFKTDKGFDKATFENQMSVMRGQILNLTQALKDEKSPIQLVQMPRVIVERSSTGSQGRIVHLSNAFTQTFHSRKPFFSSW